The genomic region TTCCGCAAGTGGCACGGGGTGGAGCACCTGGGACGCATGCTGCAGGAGGTCGGCGCCGTCCGACCCTCCGCCCGGTTCCTGATGGTCGGGGACGGTCCCGAGATCGACGTGACCCGGCGGCTGGCCGAGCCGCTCGGAGACCGGGTAATCTTCACCGGCCGCGTGCCACATGCCCGGGTCCCACGGCTGGTGGCGTCGTTCCAAATCGGCGTGCTGCCCGAAACCCTCTTCTACGGCTCGCCGCTGAAGATGATCGAATGGATGGCGGCCGGCAAGGCCGTTGTCGCGCCCGCCTACGACCCGGTCCGCGAAGTGATGCAGGATCGGGAGGAAGGTCTTCTCTTCCCGCCGGGGGACGCGGATGCGATGATTCGCGCGGTTCTCGAGCTGGTCGACGATCCGGCGCTCCGTCAGCGGCTGGGCGCCGCCGCCGCGACCCGCGCGGCGACCTCCCTGTCCTGGCAGGACAACGCCCGGAAGGTGCTTCAGGGATGCAGCGCGGCTCTGGAAAAGCACCGCCGATCGCGGCCGTCTTGAGGACGATCCCATGAGCTCTCCTTCCCATGTTTCCGGCTCCCAGGCCTCGCTTGAGATCCCGTTCGGCGCCGTCGTGGTGATCTACGATGGAGACTGCGCATTCTGCCGGCGCAGCATTGACGAGATTCGCCGCCGCGACCGGAAGGCGCGGATGGTGTATCTTCCGCGGCGCACCCCCGGAATCGAGGAGAAGATACCGGGCCTCACCGATGGGGATTTCAACAGCGGCATCCGGGTTGTCGATCCCGACGGCAAGATTCATGTCGGCGCCGACGGCATCCGGCAGATCGCCTCGCAGCTTCCCGTTTGGAGGCACTTCACCTGGGTGTACGATGTTCCGCTCATTCGGGGACTGGCGCGTCGGATTTACGCCTGGATTGCGGCCAACCGGATGCGGCTCTCCCGCCAGGTCTGCCCTCCCGAGGGCTGCGAGCTCGTCCGCCCGGAAGAGAATCCGGCGATCGGAAGTCCGGGCAACAAGAACTAAAGTCATGCGCAGGCACGATCGTGCGGTTTGAAAGGGAAACCCGGATGGCGGTCGTTTGAGCGGACTGCGCAATCTGTTCCGCGGACTTTTTCTCTCCTTCGCTTCGGTGCTGATCACGCTGGCGGTCATGGAGGCGGCGTTGCGTCTCTTCGTTCACGTGACCGACGACGTCGAATACCAAGATCTTCCGGGAGTGGGCTGCGCACTCCGCCCGGGGCAATCGGGTCGCTTCATCCGATCGGGGGGAATCGACGCCCAGTTCCGGGTGAACGCCGAGGGCTGGAATGCGCCCCGCGAGTATACGAAGCAGCGCGTTCCCGGCCGGCTGCGCATCGCAGTGGTCGGGGATTCCTTCGTGGAAGGGATGTACGTGGAGCAGGAACAGCTGTTGTCCAGCGTTCTGGAGCGCGGCCTGCGGAAGGACGGTATCGACGCTGAAGTCTACTCTTTCGGGGTTTCCGGATACGGCGCCTCGCAGGTGCTTCACCTGGTGCAGCGCTACGTCCTCGACTATTCTCCCGACCTTATCGTCTATCTCTTCATTCGGAACGACGCCTCGGATTCGTGCCGTTGCATGGAGGACAAACGGTGGACCCAGCAGTATGCCCTGGGACCCGACGGTGCGCTCGAAGCGCTACCTTTCAAGCGCTATCACATGTCCATGACGAAACGGGCCTTGCGCAAAAGCGCACTGGTGCGCTTTTTCCTCTATCAAAGGCGATTGCTGGAAAGATTCCGCGACTCGAGCAAGCAGGCAGCGGCCGAGACCAGCGCCTCACCGGAGGGTTGCCGCCAGGATTGCTGGAGAATTGTCGGACTGCTGTTACAGGAGCTGCAGGGGACCCTCGAAGCGAAGCATGTTCCCTGGCTGCTCGCCTGGGAAGGGGATGCCAACCCCGATTACGCCCGGGACGAGCGGGGCCGTCTGGAGGAAATCGCCTCAACCTCGGGTCTTCCTTATCGGGATTTGTCCCCGAGCTTTGCAGCGGCCGCGCGCGCCGGTTTTCGGCGCTATCGCTATCCGGGAGACGGCCACTGGAACGCCGAAGGGAACCGCATCGCGGGCGAAGCGCTTGTTCCGATGGTCCGGGCCCTGCTCGAAAAGCCGTGACCTTATCTCGGAAACGCGCCGGATTTCGCGTCATAATGTCCTGCATTCTTTTAAGTCCCGGCGAGACGAGCTCGAGTGCCGGACAACCTTTCGCCTCGTGGCAGGCCGCACGACGGTCGGAGAAGAACTCATGAAGGCGTGGCTTCTCGAGACGATGCGCTGCCCGGCCTGCATCGAAGCCGGGCGCCCCGGTGACCTCGGCATTTTTGGGGGTGCCGGCTCGCCGGAGGGCAACCTCGAGCCTGGCCGGATTCTCGCGGAAGGAGTGCTGGAATGCGCGACCTGCGAGGCCCGCTATCCGGTTCTCGACGAAGCGCCGCGCATGCTGCCGATTTCGGATCTGACGGCGGCAGAGAAAGCCGTCCTCGATGACCTGGCGCCCCGTATCACCGAGCCCGATGAGAGCCGGGGCATGGACTCCCAGGAGCGCGAGAACCGCATCCGGGAAATCATCCTGCGGGATTATGGCTACCCGACTTCCGGCGGCAGCCTCAAGCGCGCCATGGACGATTTCGCGTATCAGCAGGCTTACCCGCGGGGGCGTGTCTATCAGATGAAGCTCCTCCGAAAGCTGATTGGCCGTGCCCCCGAGATTCTGCTCGATATCGGCGGCGGGAGCGGAGGGAACCTGGAGGCTGCCCGCCAGGCTTTCCCGCTGCGTCACGGAATCGTCGCCGATCTGCGCACCGACTGGCCCCCGCTTTACCAGACGGGGGACCGCAGCATCGCCTACGTCCGTGCCGACGCCCGCCGCCTTCCGTTTCGCTCGGCTGCCTTCGAGCTGGTGATCAGCTCCTTTCTGATCGAGCACGTGCGTGAATGGCAGCGGGTGGTGCGCGAGGCGACCCGGCTCGGAACCTACGCATTCATCGGCTTCGGGCCCAACCGCACGTTCCCGGTGGAGTTGGGGCACTTCGACGTGCCGCTGGTGCACTGCCTGCCTCCGTCGGCCGGGTCTCTGGCCGCATTGGGCTGGGGGGCAGTGACCGGCAATCGCAGGTCGCTGCGCAATATTCGTCGCACGCTGAGCGAGATGAACTACATTACCAGCTCCGAGTATTACCTCTTCTGCCGCTCGCAGGGGATTCGCTGCACGAACATCTTCGTGGACATGTTCGAAGCATGGGCGGAGGAGGGGAGAAAAGGGCTGCGCGGCCTGCTGGGCCGGAACCGCACGATGACGCGCGGCTTGAGCCGACTCATGGTCTACATGGGAGCGGAGCCCAACATCTATTCCCTCATCCGCTCGGGAACCGCCGAAGAGCCGCTCGCAGCCTCCTCCGCGCGGTGAATCGATGCCCGCCGGCTCGCGGTGACGACCTCAAAACCGCAGTGGCGCACGCTGAGATGGCTGCCGGGCATCCTGCTGGCGGCTGCGGCGCTGCTGCGCTTTTCCGCATTGACGCGCCAGAGCCTCTGGCTGGACGAAATCCTGTCGATGCGGGGCGCGAACCGGATTCTCACCCTCGACCTTGCCTCGGAGCTGTTCAACCGGCACGGACCTCTTTACTTCTATCTCGTCGCGCCGATTCTGGCGATGGGCGGCTCCGAGGCGGGGGTGCGAGGGCTTTCGGCTCTCCTGGGGGTCGGATTGGTGGGGGCCGTCTACCTGCTCGGGCGCGATCTGGTCGACCGGCGAATCGGTCTGGCTGCGGGTGCGGCGGCGGCCTTTTCTCCCTTCGCCGTGTGGTACTCGCAGGAGGCGCGCTACGTGAGCCTCTACCTGCTCCTCGCGGCCGTTTCGCTATGGAGCGCTTACCGTTTCAGCCGGGATGAGGGCGCCAGATACGGCGTCATCCACGTCGTCTCGACCCTTCTCATGCTTTTCGCCTTCCCCGCCGGGATCTTCGTGAGCCTCGGTGAGAATCTCTGGCTTCTGGCCTCGAGGCCCGGCTCGAGAAAAGTGGGAAGGTGGCTCTTGCTTCAAGGCCTCATCGGCCTTGTCTTTCTGCCATGGCTGATGGCCGCCTACGACTTGAATCCGGTAGACCTCCTTCCAGGCCAGAATGCGCATTCGCTGTCAGAGATCTCCACCGGCTCTCCCCGCGCGCTCCGGCTCGTGCATCTTCCCTATCCATTGTTTGTTTTCGGGGCGGGCCTGACGATCGGCCCATCGAGCCGCGATCTCCATGAGGACACGAGCCTGGCCCCGTTCGGCAGGAAGCCCGTCCAGGTGGCGTGGGGCGTCCTCGTCCCGGGAGCCCTGGTCTTGATGGGAGCGGCCGCGCTTCTGCGGAGAGCGCCGGCGGCCGGCGCACTCCTGATCCTCTCGGTGGGAGCTTCAATCGTGGGCCCTTTCCTGGTGGCCCGCTTTACCCGGGTGGCCTACAACGTCCGCTACACGGCGGGTGCCCTGCCGGCTTATCTCGTCCTGCTGGGAGCGGGCTGCGCCTGGGCTGCGGGGCGAAGGCCCTGGGGATGGGTTCTGGTGGCGGCCTTCGCCGGACTGGTCGCCTTCTCGCTGACAGCCTATTTCAGCGACTCCTGCTATTTCCGCGACGACAGCCGCGGGGCGGCGAAGTTCGTCTCGGAGCGCATCCGGCCGGGAGAGCCCCTGGCCGTAGGCGCGGAGGAGCGCGCCTTCGTGCACTACTTCCGGGGACCGATTACCTCCTGGCGGCGATGGCGGATCCAGCCAGCCGGATCGGAGCGAGCCGGCGAGCTGCACGACGACGCGGGGCGCTTCTGGGTGGCGGCGAACCGCGTCTGGGAAGAGGCGCGCTTCCAGGAATTTCTGTCGTCCATGCGGGCCTGCTTTCTCGTGGAGCAGGAGACGGAGCTGCCGGGATACCGCATCTACGTTTTCCGGCTCGCCGACGACGGGGCGAGGCGCTGCTCGCTCACCTACCAGCACGGGACGCCGCTTCCGGACACCACGACCGGGCCCGGTTCTTCGGGCCACGTTGCGGACAGGCCTTGCACCGGTGCGGCGGCGTGTGCGCAAGGCTCGGGCGGCGCATGATCGTTCTCGACGTGCTGCGCTCACGCGTCACGCGGCTGTTGATTGCCGGCGCCATGTTCGCCGCCTACCTCGCATTCGGCTGGTCGCCCGCGGTCCCTTCCGGGCAGCGCGCGGTTGTGCCCCATGGATCCGGCGTGGCGGCGGTGCGGGAGCGCCGGGAAATGGAACGCCGTATCGACTATGAGCTCCCGGCGGAGCGTACCAGCCCCGACCTGGTGTTCAACCTGTTGGGGTTCCTGCCCCTTGGCGCCCTGCTGTCCCTCTTTTGGCCGCGAATGAGTATGTCGCTGGCAACCTCCCTGTGCGCTGGTCTGAGCTTTTTGATTGAAACCGGTCAACTCGTGCTACCCGGCCACTATCCGTCCATCGTCGACCTCACGCTGAACACCCTCGGGGGAGCCCTGGGTTGGCGGCTAGCCAGGCTTCTGCTCTCCCATCCGAGCCTGGTCGCTCTCTGGCGACCTCACGGAAGATCCTGAGTCCTTCAATCCACTTTTCCCGCCTTTCCCCACCCCGCTGAAAGCCAGACCCCGTGGCCCTTTCTTGACGCCCCGGCCCCCGCCGTTTATATTACAAATCTGTCATTCAACCGATTGGACGCCAGTTTCCAGCCCCGGTCTACGGGATTTACGGGTGAATTCACAGTTCTTCAGGCAGATCTTCGACAGCACCCGCTGCGGGATTCTGACCATCGATGAGGCGGGGCGGGTCACGACGCTCAATCAGGTCGGCCAGCAGATCCTGGATGTCGGCGAGGTTCCCCCTCAGGGAATTGCTTGCCAGGAGCTTCTCGCCGACCATGCTTCGCTGAGCCGGCTCCTTCTCGATTCCCTTCGAATGGAGAACCCTCCCACCCGCATCGAGCTGGACCTGAGGGCACCGGGACACCCTCGCCGCGTCATCGGTGGGACCGTGTCCCACGTGCGCGGTCCAAGCGGGGAGCGCAACGGGGCGGTGCTGTTCTTCAAGGACCTCACCCACATCGAGGAGCACGAAGAGCAGGAGCGCCTCAAGGATCGGCTGGCAGCGCTCGGCCAGATGGCAGCCGGGCTGGCGCATGAGATTCGCAATCCCCTGGCCAACATCGGGTCCACCGCGACCCTCCTGAAGACCAAGCTGGACGGCAACGATTCCGGCGTCCTGGCGCTCGACAGCATCGTCCAGCAGGTGCGCCGGCTGAATCAGGCGGTGACCCAGTGCCTGGAGTACGCCAAGCCGGTCTACATCAAGCCCCGCCCGGTGGACGTGGAGGCGATCTTAGGGGAGGCGCTGCGCGAGGTGAGAGCCAAATGGCCGGCCGGGCGCGTGGAAATCCGCCAGAGCCTCGATCCCCGGATGACCGAGCTGCACGCCGACGGCACCCAGCTCCGGCAGGTGCTGCACAATCTCATCGCCAACGCCTACGACGCCATGGGGGGGGAGGGAGTCCTGGAGATCGACGCCTTCCTCGAGCCGGAGCGCGCCACGCAGCTGCCGACGGGGGAGGAGGCCGGAACCGAATCCCAGCTCTCCGACTATGCGGTGATCCGGATCCGGGACCATGGACGCGGCATCACCCCGGAGGCGCGGGGGAGGCTGTTCTTTCCCTTCTTCACCACCAAGCCGGGGGGATCCGGGATCGGCCTCGCCGTGGCCAAGAAGATCATCGACTCGCATGGCGGCATCATCGACGTGGAGAGCGAGCCGGGCCGCGGCGCCACCTTTTTCGTGAAGCTTCCCTATCCTGGCGCTCCCGATCACCCGGCGGAAAGGTCGTGAGACCATGAAGCGACTGTTGATCGTGGAAGACGAGAAAATCCTGCGCGACAACCTGCAGGCGCTGTTCTGCGAGAACGGCTACCAGACCGAGGCCGATCCGAACGGGGCCGAGGCGATCCGCCGCATCGAGCGGGAGCACTTCGACCTGATCATCACCGACATGCGCATGCCGGAGGCGGACGGGCTGGAGGTGCTGCGCAAGGCCAAGCAGGTCGATGAGGGGACCATGGTCCTGGTGATGACCGCCTACGGCTCGGTGGAGTCGGCGGTCCAGGCCATGCGCTTCGGCGCCTACGACTACATCCAGAAGCCCTTCGAGCTGGACGAGCTGGAGATGAAGGTGATGCGCGCCTTCGAGCGCCAGCGCGAGAGCCGGCAGCTCGAGGCGTTGCGCGCCGATTCGCAGGACGGCGAGGAGGTCGTCTCGGAGAGCTCCGAGATGAAGCATGTCCTGGCGGTGGTGAGCAAGGTGGCCAAGAGCAAGGCGACCGTGCTGATCACGGGCGAAACCGGCACCGGCAAGGAGCGGGTCGCCGAGGCCATCCATCGCGGCTCGTGGCGGGCCGAGCACAATCTGGTCAAAGTAAACGCCGCGGCCCTGCCGGACGAGCTGATCGAGAGCGAGCTGTTCGGACACGAGCGGGGCGCCTTCACGGGGGCGCTACGGCGCAAGATCGGCCGCTTCGAGCTCGCCGACGAGGGAACGCTCTTCCTCGATGAGATCGGCAGCATGTCCTCGCAGACCCAGGCCAAGCTCCTGCGGGTGCTCCAGGACCAGGAGTTCGAGCGCGTTGGGGGCGAGCGCACCCTCAAGGTGGACGTGCGGGTCATCGCCGCAACCAACCGCGATCTGCTCGAAGGGATCGATCGAGGGGAGTTCCGCAGCGATTTGTTCCATCGCCTCTCGGTCGTGAACATCCATCTGCCGCCGCTGCGCGAGCGGCGGGACGACATCCTCCCCCTGGCGGAGCTCTTCCTGCGCAAGTACTGCAAGGACCTGCATCGCGAGATCCGCGGATTCACTCCGGAAGCGGCGACCGTCCTGAAGGAGCATCCCTGGCCTGGGAACGTGCGCGAGCTGAAGAACGCCATCGAGCGCACCGTGCTGATGAGCGAGCGGGATTGGATCGAGCCCGCCGATCTCCTCCTGCTCGACCTCCGTGCGGATCAGCCGGTCCGGGTTGCGTACTCGGGGGCCGAGAGGGTCGGGTCAGGGGGAGCGATGGGCCTTGAAAACCTGGAACGTCAGGCCGTCCTGGAGGCGCTTCAGCGCAGCAACTGGGTCCAGAAAGACGCCGCCGCCGCGCTCGGCATCAGCAGCCGAGTCATGAACTACAAGGTCAAGAAATACAACTTCAAGAATCCCCGCTGGAACCGAAACCGCCCGACACACTCCGACTCTTGACGTCGGCCTGCCGCGCTGGCTTCTCCACTGAACCTCCTACTTTCCTTCATAAAAACCGCGCGTCGTCGCAGATCCGTAACCTCGGATTACCCTACAGTAATGTCCGGACCTTCCTACGTCTCTCTCCAGTCTTCCGGCGAGAGCATCCAATGAAATAAGCCTCTATTAATCAATAGCTTAGAACACAAGAAAAGTGGGCATTCCGATATGTTGTCATGGCATTTCGGTTGCTCTGGAGGACCCTGGCGCGGCCTGCCGGTAAGAGGGGCGTGCGAGGAGTCCTATGCCGACGTTGCAGCAGCTCCACACCCGAGCGGTTCTCGAGCGGATGTTGCGCTGGACTTTCTGGGTGCTAGCCACATTGGGTCTGGTCTTGATTCCAACCGTTGCCTCCGCCGGGACCATCAAATTGGCCTGGGATCCCGTGAGCGATGCCGACCTGGCCGGCTACAGGGTCTATTACGGTACCTCTCCCGGCGTGTATACCAACAGCTACGTCGTGACGCAGCCGCAGAACAGCGCCGATCTCACCAATCTGCAGGACTGCCGCATCTACTACCTGGCGGTCAAGGCGGTGGATTCCAACGGTAACGAGAGCCTCGGTTTCTCCAACGAGATCATCGGCATGCCCGCGCCTTCGGCCACCTCGGTCGTCGTGAACCTGAATCCCTTGCCAGTCACCGGATCCGCTTCCTCGGTGAAGCAGGGCACGCTGACCATACCGATCACCATTACCGGAACGAATTTCGATACGCAGGCGACGCCTGATTTCGGGCCCGATATTCAGGTCAACAGCCACGCGACTGCCTCGTGCAACCAGCTGACCGCCAACATCACGGTGACGGAAACCGCCCGGGTGAACACGCCGCCGGGACCGCAACGGCTCCTGAAAATTACCAACCAGAACGGCCCGGTGGGGTCGAAGAGCGGGGCCCTCACCGTGGTCTTCAACGAGCAGCGCGCCGATATCGACGGCTCCGGCAAGGTCGGAGGGCGCGACCTCCTCTACTGGCAGAACTCCTTCGGCACCGTCTCGGGGAACTCCAACTACAATCCCGACGCCGACCTCAACGGCGACGGCGTCGTCGACGGGTCCGATCTCTCCTTGCTTGCCGTCTGGCACGGACATATCTTCTTCTAGGTTGAAACGGGGTATTCCGATGCCGGCACGCACGAAAAGGATCGGCTTTCTCGCCGGGTTCTTCCTCCTGGCGCTGGTGAATTGCGGCGGGGGAGGAGGAGGCGGCGGCGACGACGGCGGGGCCGGCGTCATCGCCGATTTCACGGCGAATTGCATCACCTCCGACCCCTGCTATGCC from Candidatus Polarisedimenticolia bacterium harbors:
- a CDS encoding glycosyltransferase family 39 protein, translated to MTTSKPQWRTLRWLPGILLAAAALLRFSALTRQSLWLDEILSMRGANRILTLDLASELFNRHGPLYFYLVAPILAMGGSEAGVRGLSALLGVGLVGAVYLLGRDLVDRRIGLAAGAAAAFSPFAVWYSQEARYVSLYLLLAAVSLWSAYRFSRDEGARYGVIHVVSTLLMLFAFPAGIFVSLGENLWLLASRPGSRKVGRWLLLQGLIGLVFLPWLMAAYDLNPVDLLPGQNAHSLSEISTGSPRALRLVHLPYPLFVFGAGLTIGPSSRDLHEDTSLAPFGRKPVQVAWGVLVPGALVLMGAAALLRRAPAAGALLILSVGASIVGPFLVARFTRVAYNVRYTAGALPAYLVLLGAGCAWAAGRRPWGWVLVAAFAGLVAFSLTAYFSDSCYFRDDSRGAAKFVSERIRPGEPLAVGAEERAFVHYFRGPITSWRRWRIQPAGSERAGELHDDAGRFWVAANRVWEEARFQEFLSSMRACFLVEQETELPGYRIYVFRLADDGARRCSLTYQHGTPLPDTTTGPGSSGHVADRPCTGAAACAQGSGGA
- a CDS encoding fibronectin type III domain-containing protein, with protein sequence MLRWTFWVLATLGLVLIPTVASAGTIKLAWDPVSDADLAGYRVYYGTSPGVYTNSYVVTQPQNSADLTNLQDCRIYYLAVKAVDSNGNESLGFSNEIIGMPAPSATSVVVNLNPLPVTGSASSVKQGTLTIPITITGTNFDTQATPDFGPDIQVNSHATASCNQLTANITVTETARVNTPPGPQRLLKITNQNGPVGSKSGALTVVFNEQRADIDGSGKVGGRDLLYWQNSFGTVSGNSNYNPDADLNGDGVVDGSDLSLLAVWHGHIFF
- a CDS encoding SGNH/GDSL hydrolase family protein, producing the protein MSGLRNLFRGLFLSFASVLITLAVMEAALRLFVHVTDDVEYQDLPGVGCALRPGQSGRFIRSGGIDAQFRVNAEGWNAPREYTKQRVPGRLRIAVVGDSFVEGMYVEQEQLLSSVLERGLRKDGIDAEVYSFGVSGYGASQVLHLVQRYVLDYSPDLIVYLFIRNDASDSCRCMEDKRWTQQYALGPDGALEALPFKRYHMSMTKRALRKSALVRFFLYQRRLLERFRDSSKQAAAETSASPEGCRQDCWRIVGLLLQELQGTLEAKHVPWLLAWEGDANPDYARDERGRLEEIASTSGLPYRDLSPSFAAAARAGFRRYRYPGDGHWNAEGNRIAGEALVPMVRALLEKP
- a CDS encoding sigma-54 dependent transcriptional regulator, whose translation is MKRLLIVEDEKILRDNLQALFCENGYQTEADPNGAEAIRRIEREHFDLIITDMRMPEADGLEVLRKAKQVDEGTMVLVMTAYGSVESAVQAMRFGAYDYIQKPFELDELEMKVMRAFERQRESRQLEALRADSQDGEEVVSESSEMKHVLAVVSKVAKSKATVLITGETGTGKERVAEAIHRGSWRAEHNLVKVNAAALPDELIESELFGHERGAFTGALRRKIGRFELADEGTLFLDEIGSMSSQTQAKLLRVLQDQEFERVGGERTLKVDVRVIAATNRDLLEGIDRGEFRSDLFHRLSVVNIHLPPLRERRDDILPLAELFLRKYCKDLHREIRGFTPEAATVLKEHPWPGNVRELKNAIERTVLMSERDWIEPADLLLLDLRADQPVRVAYSGAERVGSGGAMGLENLERQAVLEALQRSNWVQKDAAAALGISSRVMNYKVKKYNFKNPRWNRNRPTHSDS
- a CDS encoding ATP-binding protein, which codes for MNSQFFRQIFDSTRCGILTIDEAGRVTTLNQVGQQILDVGEVPPQGIACQELLADHASLSRLLLDSLRMENPPTRIELDLRAPGHPRRVIGGTVSHVRGPSGERNGAVLFFKDLTHIEEHEEQERLKDRLAALGQMAAGLAHEIRNPLANIGSTATLLKTKLDGNDSGVLALDSIVQQVRRLNQAVTQCLEYAKPVYIKPRPVDVEAILGEALREVRAKWPAGRVEIRQSLDPRMTELHADGTQLRQVLHNLIANAYDAMGGEGVLEIDAFLEPERATQLPTGEEAGTESQLSDYAVIRIRDHGRGITPEARGRLFFPFFTTKPGGSGIGLAVAKKIIDSHGGIIDVESEPGRGATFFVKLPYPGAPDHPAERS
- a CDS encoding VanZ family protein, with the translated sequence MIVLDVLRSRVTRLLIAGAMFAAYLAFGWSPAVPSGQRAVVPHGSGVAAVRERREMERRIDYELPAERTSPDLVFNLLGFLPLGALLSLFWPRMSMSLATSLCAGLSFLIETGQLVLPGHYPSIVDLTLNTLGGALGWRLARLLLSHPSLVALWRPHGRS
- a CDS encoding DUF393 domain-containing protein, producing MSSPSHVSGSQASLEIPFGAVVVIYDGDCAFCRRSIDEIRRRDRKARMVYLPRRTPGIEEKIPGLTDGDFNSGIRVVDPDGKIHVGADGIRQIASQLPVWRHFTWVYDVPLIRGLARRIYAWIAANRMRLSRQVCPPEGCELVRPEENPAIGSPGNKN
- a CDS encoding class I SAM-dependent methyltransferase, which encodes MKAWLLETMRCPACIEAGRPGDLGIFGGAGSPEGNLEPGRILAEGVLECATCEARYPVLDEAPRMLPISDLTAAEKAVLDDLAPRITEPDESRGMDSQERENRIREIILRDYGYPTSGGSLKRAMDDFAYQQAYPRGRVYQMKLLRKLIGRAPEILLDIGGGSGGNLEAARQAFPLRHGIVADLRTDWPPLYQTGDRSIAYVRADARRLPFRSAAFELVISSFLIEHVREWQRVVREATRLGTYAFIGFGPNRTFPVELGHFDVPLVHCLPPSAGSLAALGWGAVTGNRRSLRNIRRTLSEMNYITSSEYYLFCRSQGIRCTNIFVDMFEAWAEEGRKGLRGLLGRNRTMTRGLSRLMVYMGAEPNIYSLIRSGTAEEPLAASSAR